DNA from Pseudophryne corroboree isolate aPseCor3 chromosome 7, aPseCor3.hap2, whole genome shotgun sequence:
GAGAACCGTTACATACATTGATATttgtgggttcactacgatatgccggcggtcgggctcccggcgaccagcataccggcgccgggagcccgaccgccagcttaccgacagtgtggcgagcgcaaatgagccccttgcggactcgctgcacacgctacgcgcgccacactattttattctccctccaggggggtcgtggacccccacgagggagaataagtgtcggtatgccggctgtcgggctcccggcgccggtatgctggtcaccgggagcccgaccgccggcatactgaagaccacccgatatttGTTACTGTTATCCAGGGCCTCTTATACTAAAGAAACTTCTATTTTATGTTGTGGTTATTTAGGCTAAAGTACCACAACATGCCAACAGCGTAGGGATATTACCatactgtgggccttattcaggtttgttagcaaatcaaaaaagcacactaatgtgcaaaaccatgttgcactgcaggtggggcagatgtaacatgtgcagagagatttagatttgggtgggttattttgtttctgtgcatggtaataaatctggctgccttatttttacactgcaatttagatttcagtttgaacacaccccacccaaatctaactctctctgcacatgttacatctgccccacctgcagtgccacatggttttgcccagttgcttgcttttatgGTTCCCTAACaagcctgaataaccccctgtacgCAAGATTTCCTTTGGGAGTTGAAGAATCCAAATCCATTACTGTTGAGTTTTGGTAATTGTACAGGGGAACTCAATTAAAAGAAGTGACAGTTGCAGTAAAACTATATAAATACATTTAttccaagaaagaaagaaaacaataAAAATAGAGGTTTTTTTTGCGACTTTCAGCTATACAAAATAGATAACTTCTTTGCATCACTTAAAACTATCATTACACATAAATGAAAGTGATACACCATTGTAAAGATAGTGTCTTGTTTTTACTGGTTGCGAGCTCATCCGTTTTGTTGCCTGAAAAAAGACAACCACATTATTGGAAATACGTGATGTCGCCACGCTCTCAAAAGTCACATTTGGCAATTAATGAAGATGACCACATACTGTAGCAGAGAAATAGTGACCTACCCAAAGAGAAACCTTCTGCTACATATAGTAATGCTAAACACTGGGAAGGACTCTGATCAACAGATGCCTGTTTTTAGTTTTGGCATGACTTTAGAAAGCAATACCAAGTCCCCAAATCTACTTACATGGGGTCCTGGTATTTAGGCTATAAGATTGTCTCCAAGTGATTTATGTGATCCTGCAGCTGCTCCAGAAGGtatggttcaatagatctacagtaaaaaaaaatagtaaatagGTCAACCCCagatggtcaacatggaaaagacAGTAGAAAAAGTCAACAGGGTCTAAAGTTCAACACGAAAATGCTAGACACAAACAATGGTCCACACAAGTTTTTTTGTGTCATACTGCACGTTTCACCATATCTGAACCAActtagtggaaacgtgtacccttgCAGGCTTGCTTCGCTTGCTATGCTTCAGGCaacgtgcctcactccactactgctgtgcttggcataagttactattcccaatcgaagtCCACATAGATGGTAAaggatgattttttattttttattaagaaTAAAATAAACCGTAGTGACCATCTATGTGTCAATAATTGTCATGTTGACTTTTGAACCTGTGGACATCAAGAACAGTCTACCTTTCACCTGTCtattttgacactgtcgaccttttggccttgtTGAcgtttttcatgtcgacattttggggCTGACCTATTGACAGTCTatttttttactgtagatctattaacTGTATACTGCTCCAGCTGAGCCTGTATGCTCCTGCAGGTGCCTATTGTATCTGCAAAAATAACTGGGATGGCAGGAAGCATCCATTCCTGACAATCTGGTCTTGTTTATCGGACAGACAACTGATCAGAACGTGCAGACATAGGCAAGGCAGCTACAGGCACACACAAGATGTCAGGAGCTTCATATAATAGTCTGCATCATAGATCCCAGTTAAAGGACCTTCTGGGACTGGTCTGCACTCAGTATAGCCCAGAGGTtaccaaatgtggtcctcaaggcaccctaacaatccaggtgacttaattagttcctccGTCAAATTGATTGAACCATCTGTGTTGAGCAATGGATGTAGTTAAAAcatggaccattagggtgccttgaggaccacatttgaggaCCTCTGGTACAGCCTATTCAGAACTCTCTTTTCAGTTTAGGTAAGAACTATCTTTTAATCTAGAGAAATCCGTGAGGACCATTTTCTTTAACACGTAACTGCCATACATAGAAGCTACACGACTGCTGCTCACTCTTGACAGCTATTACAGAGCTTTCTTTATGTCACTTCTGATTGGCTAATGCCAGTCTTGCAGTGCTATTCATATTCTGTATATCATTCGCTCCATGTTATGTTCCAGCATAGGAGCTAGCCCCAATATTTGTGCTTCAACCGTCCATGTCTATGAAGACATTTAGTCATATGCTGATGCACTTGTCTCCCATGCGTTCCAGCACAGCAATAATCATCCCATTAGTATGTAAAGGCAGTCATATTTCATAATTCTACACGGCATATTACTAATGAGTTTGATTCTGAAGGCTAACACTCCAAACAGTGTGTAGAGTTAGAGATGTTGAATGACTTCTCCTCCATCAGTCTGCATGTAATCTCTAGGAAGGGGTTCGGAAGACTTGCAGACTTAATTGCCGTCAAACAATTCCTTCACTGCGCTTGCTCCTCCACACGACCAATGCCGTCATAAGAAGTGTTATGAGGACAGGAAAAAAGATGAAGGAATAGAGTATGGCGAAAGGCGGGTCAGCTGGGAGGCGACCGGTGAGGGCACAGTTCTTGAAATACTTTATATGGATATTTGTGAAGAAGTGATCCACCAGGTGGTTTGGCCAGAAGCAGCCCTGAACTTCAGCCAGCAGAATCGTACAATTAGTGACATCACCATAGATCCTATAGGAGACAAGaaacaaatggaaaaaaaaatgaatCAGCTGTACACTCTAAGATCAGTATACACTAACATCaggaataattatttatttattaccagttatttatatagcgcacacatattccgcagcgctttatagaaaatatttggccattcacatcagtccctgccccagtggagcttacattctatattccctaccacatgcacacacattcacgctagggttaatgttgtcaggagccaattaacctaccagtatatttttggattgtgggaggaaaccacgcaagtacggggagaatatacaaactccacatagggccatggtgggaatcaaacccacgacctcagtgctgtgaggcagtaatgctaaccattacaccatccgtactgcccacatcAGTACACACCGACACCAGGAACACTGCAACATCAGTATAcattatgggcagtacggatggtgtaatggttagcattactgcctcacagcactgaggtcgtgggttcgattcccaccatggcgctaactgtgtggagtttgtatattctccccgtacttgcgtgggtttcctccgggtactccggtttcctcccacaatccaaaaatacactggtaggttaattggatcccaacaaaatgaatCCTAaacgtttcctccgggtactccggtttcctcccacaatccaaaaatacactggtaggttaattggatcccaacaaaatgaatCCTAAACGTGAATGTGTTAGgaatgtagagtgtaagctccactggggcaggaactgatgtgaatttacaaatattctctgtaaagcgctgtagaatatgtgtgtgctatataaataactggcaataaataataaataaataaatatacactaaCATCAGTATACGCTATCAGGAACACTGAAATATCAGTATACACTAACATCAGGAATACTGTAATATCAGTATATACTAACATCAGGAATAATAAAATCAGTCTACACTAATATCAGGACCACTGAAATATCAATATACACTAACATCAGGAATACTGTAATATCAGTATACACTAACATCAGGAACAATAATAGCAGTATACACTAATATCAGGAACACTGAAATATCAGTGTACACTAACATCAGGAATACTGTAATATCAGTATACACTAACATCATGAAATACTGCAACATTAGTATACACAAACTTCAGGAAACACTAACATCAGGAAGCAGATACCATCATTATGCACTAACATCAGGAACACTGTAACACCAGCATATACTAACATCAGGAAAGAGGTAACATGAGTATGCACTAACATTAGGAAATAATGTATTATCAAGAAACACTTTTAATACCAGGACACACTACGAATTGTCTAGTGTTGTGTTTGCTATGATATTCTCTGAAAAAAGTGCATCAAATATACAGTTGTGGCCACCTTCATCTTACCCTCTAGTGCGATTTTGCCGCGATTGTCTATAGTCGCACCCGCAATCACTCAGTTCATTTTCTATGGTTCGCGGGGGCAACTATAAGCACACACCCACGAACGTGCACATGCATGGCGTCAACCTGCTGCGAATACCCGCAATCGCAGGTAAGCTGAAGAGGGTCACACCTGTACAGCGGAATCAGCAGTTTTATGATAATGCAGCCTACAAATTCCCTAGGAACTAGAATAATGCTGCTTgcccacatataatatatatagattgtaatctggtgagcagggccctctgaccTCTGTCTGCCAAAACCCAGTCTCATTGTATGTCATtttattgtaaagcacaatggaaaatactgctatataaataaatgttaatcatcatcatcatcatcatcgcatttACAGAGGGAATCCCTGATATAACTCGCTCCAGAACTCGGGAAGGCGGCAATCACCCCACAATACTATTCATTTGGCTCAGGAGACAGGCTTGGCTGTGGTAATCTTACACACAGGACTAGACTCTACTGTTTTCATTTAATCTCGCCACCTCTTTTAAGCATCACAATAGGATTTACAGCAGAGGAAGAAAGGTGTAGAATAGATGAAGAGGGAACTGTGCAAACTGACACAAGCTACACATTAATTTCCCCAAGGAGTAAGGAGCCAGACATAGGGACAGCAGCAATTGTAAACAATGCCTATTAAATAGATACATCTCAGTGAAcagaaaggtttaaaaaaaaaaaaaggtacaaggGTTGTGTAATAcgtttccggatgcacaaaaagtatcatgtttacaaacaaagtgaacattatattttttttaagtatTCGCCAGAGGACCGTATGCAAAGCTGCATGcaatcaaaccacttggtgaagcagctggaccagtccgaaccAGGTatatcttctacatgctggatgaagagcTCCATTGCAGCcgactcaaaatgaatcccacaACTCTTGAACTTGGTTTGTGTAAACGCAAAGAAGTCGCAGGGGTCCAGCACTGGCCTGTACGGTGGATAACCAAGCTACCAAATGCGTTCATGggacagaaaatccaccactttcctggacttgtggacaggtgcattgtcatgatggagaagggcaccacgagcGCGAGTTCTTGGACGGAACCTGGAAATGGTTTCTAAgacttgcggcaggcattggttggtgtaccaTCCCTCAGGGACAATACTGCTGAACGAGTGGACATGACCAGtcctggccacaaaaacagccttcatctgcttggccacactgcGCTCATGTAGGAACTTTTGTGGTGGCACACTtctaactggggtccactgggccaactgttgtttggtctca
Protein-coding regions in this window:
- the RAMP1 gene encoding receptor activity-modifying protein 1, yielding MNLGFLLTSRHLLWILLAPPLMVFAGCNESAYAVLLNEYCLQQFSAEMESLSMSLWCDWEATVGIYGDVTNCTILLAEVQGCFWPNHLVDHFFTNIHIKYFKNCALTGRLPADPPFAILYSFIFFPVLITLLMTALVVWRSKRSEGIV